One segment of Streptomyces sp. YIM 121038 DNA contains the following:
- a CDS encoding DUF6479 family protein: MKTMEWELAASSGTALLMWIAGLAVVGVLIAAFIWGRRVQTREARRPRPDEQPHLPEDGPVREVREYRDPDEVPHDGGWLTPHELKEGYGQSSTHPSPSQDPKDHRKGRGSSFGGGGLG, translated from the coding sequence ATGAAGACCATGGAGTGGGAACTCGCTGCTTCCTCCGGCACGGCGCTGCTGATGTGGATTGCCGGTCTTGCCGTGGTCGGCGTTCTCATCGCCGCCTTCATCTGGGGCCGCCGCGTCCAGACGCGGGAGGCCAGGCGGCCGCGTCCGGACGAACAGCCGCACCTCCCCGAGGACGGGCCCGTCAGGGAGGTCCGGGAGTACCGGGACCCGGACGAGGTACCGCACGACGGCGGTTGGCTCACCCCGCACGAGCTGAAAGAGGGCTACGGCCAGTCGAGCACGCACCCCAGCCCCTCACAGGACCCCAAGGACCACAGGAAGGGGCGCGGCAGCAGCTTCGGAGGCGGTGGCCTCGGATAG